CGCGCAGCCCGATCACCGCGCCCAGCGCCACGGCCAATCCGCCGAGCCCGAGGACCAGATGCGTGACGTAGCGCGAGCGCCGGGGCGCGAACGCCTCCACCAGCACCCCGGCGACCGCGACACCGAACACGATCAGCATCGGCGACAGGTACCGGTATTCGATGCTCGGCGCCGGAACCGCCGCGGCGAGCGGCGAATTCAGGCCGGCCAGCAGCAGACCTCCACTCATTTGTGGACTCCTCCGGTGTTCGTCGGGGCGGCGTCCGGCTGCACGGCGGGCGCCGGATCGTGCTGTCCGATGGTGGTCAAGGTCTTGGCGACGGCCGGATCGATCCGGTCCAGCACCGGTTTCGGGTACGCGCCGAGGAACAGCAACGCCACGATCAGCGGCGCCACGACCACCATTTCGCGCGGCAGCAGATCGTAGAGGCGCTCGTTGCCCTCCTTGACCGGCCCGGTCATCATCCGCTGGTACATCCACAGCACGTACAGCGCCGCGAGCACCAACGCCGACGCCGCGAAGATCGCCGCCACCGGGTAGCGGGTGAATGTGCCGATGAGGACCAGGAATTCGCTGACGAACGGCGCCAGCCCGGGCAGCGACAGGGTCGCCAGGCCGGAGACGAGGAAGGTGCCCGCAAGGATCGGCGCGACCTTCTGCACCCCGCCGAATTCGGCGATGAGCCGAGAGCCGCGCCGCGATACCAGGAATCCGGCGATCAGGAACAGCGCCGCGGTCGAGATGCCGTGATTGACCATGTAGAGCGTCGCCCCGGTCCCGCCCTGGGTGGTGAGCGCGAAGATGCCGAGGATGATGAACCCGAAGTGCGAGATCGAGGTGTAGGCGATCAGCCGCATCACATCGGTCTGCCCGATGGCCAGCAGCGCCCCGTAGATGATCCCGATCACCGCCAGCACGCTGATCAACGGCGCGTAAGTCGAAGTGGCCGAAGGAAACAGCAGCAGGCAGTAGCGCAGCATGCCGAAGGTCCCGACCTTGTCGACCACCGCCATCATCAGCACCGCGCTGGCCGGAGTCGCCGCGACCGCGGCGTCGGGCAGCCAGGTGTGCAGCGGCCACAGCGGCGCCTTGACCGCGAACGCGAACATGAAACCCAGGAACAGCGCGTTGAGCACCGCCGGCGTCGCGCCCAGATGCCCGGAGTTGGCGGCCTCCATGACGGCCCGGAAGTCGAAGGTGCCCCCGCCGCCGCTGCCCAGCTTGTCGCGCGCGGTGATGACGTACAGCCCGATGACCGCCGCCAGCATGATGAGCCCGCCGAACAGGTTGTACAGCAGGAACTTCACCGCGGCCCGCGACCGCTGCTGCCGTGCGGCGAGGTCCCCGGTCTTGGGCCCGAACCCGCCGATGAGGAAGTACATCGGGATGAGCATGACCTCGAAGAACACGTAGAACAGCAGAATGTCCAACGCGGTGAACGAGATCAGCACCATGGATTCGACGACCAGCGTCAGCGCCACGTAGTAGTGCGCCACCCGCGGCCCGCTGCCGACCTCACGCTCGTCCTGCCATCCGGCGATCAGCAGCAGCGGCACCAGCCCGGCGGTCAGCAGCACCAAAACCAGTGCGATGCCGTCCAATCCGAGCGTGTAGCCGGCCCCGAACGCCGGAATCCATTCCCGGTTCTCGACGAACTGGTATTGCGCGCCACCGGTCTCGAACTGGGTGGCCAGCCAGATCCCGACCCCGAGGGTGCCCAGCGACACCAGCAGCGCGAAACCGCGCACCCCGGTACGCCAGCCGGCCGGGAACAGCAGCGCCAGCGCGGCGCCGACCAGTGGAACGACCCACAGCACGGTGAGCCAGGGAAAATCGCTCACGGTGCCCATCGTCGAACTCGCAAGCTCGTTCACAGCAACCTCACCGCCAGCAGGGCTGCGACCACCAGGGCCGCGCCGGTGAACATGGACAGGGCGTAGGAGCGCACGAAACCGGTCTGCACGCGCCGCACGCGCGCCGACAGGCCGCCGATGATCGCGGCCGTCGTATTGACCAGACCGTCGATGCCGCGATTGTCGACGAACACCAGCGACCGGGTCAGGTGCTGTCCGGGCCGCATGAACGCGGCCTCGTTGGCGGCGTCGCCGTACAGGTCGAGGCGCGCGGCCTCCACCAGAGGCGTTGCGGCCGGGGCGGTTTCGGGGATCGGGCTGGCGGCGTACTGGTCGTAGGCCACCCAGATGCCGGCCGCGACGACCGCGAGTGCGAAGAAGGTGATCGCCCACGCCGGAATGAACGCCTCCCCGTGGTGCTGCCCGACGACCGGCGCCAGCCAGTTGGTCAGCGCGGACCCGTAGGCGAACAGCATCCCGGAGAACACCGATCCGAACGCCAGCAGAATCATCGGCCCGGTCATGGAGGCGGGCGCCTCGTGCGGATGCGTGCCCTCCCGCCAGCGCTTCTCACCGAAGAAGGTGAAGATCATGACCCGGGTCATGTAGAACGCCGTGATGCCCGCGCCGCACAGGGCCGCGATGCCGGTGACGATGCCGCCGACCCCGCCGAACGCGAACGCCGCCTCGATGATCCGATCCTTGGACCAGAACCCCGCGAACGGCGGAACCCCCAGGATCGCAAGGTATCCCAGTCCGAAGGTGACGTAGGTGACCGGCAGCAGTTTGCGCAGACCGCCGTAGCGTCGCATATCGGTTTCGTCGTTCATGGCGTGCATGACCGAGCCCGCCCCGAGGAACAGGCCGGCCTTGAAGAAGCCGTGGGTGAGCAGGTGCATGATCGCGGCCGCGTACCCGATCGGCCCGAGTCCCGCCGCCAGCACCATGTACCCGATCTGGCTCATGGTCGAGGCGGCGAGCGCCTTCTTGATGTCGTCCTTGGCGCAGCCGATGATCGCGCCGAACAGCAGCGTGACCGCGCCGACGGCCATGACGGCGGCCCGCGCGCCGGGCGCGAGATCGAAGATCGGATTCGCCCGCGCGATCAGGTACACGCCGGCGGTGACCATGGTGGCCGCGTGGATGAGCGCCGACACCGGGGTCGGGCCCTCCATCGCGTCCCCGAGCCAGGACTGCAGCGGCACCTGCGCGGACTTACCGCACGCCCCGAGCAGCAACAGCAGGCCGATGGCGGTGAGGGTTCCGGTGCTCGCGTGACCCGCGGCCCCGAATACGGTCCGGTAGTCGATGGATCCGAAGGTCGCGAACATGATCATCAGCGCAATGGCCAGTCCCATGTCGCCGACCCGGTTGACCACGAATGCCTTCTTGGCCGCCGTTGCGGCGGAAGGCTTCTCGTACCAGAACCCGATCAGCAGATACGAGGCCAGACCGACGCCTTCCCAGCCCAGGTACAGCACCAGGAAGTTGTCGGCGAGCACCAGCACCAGCATGGCCGCCAGAAACAGGTTGAGGTAGGCGAAGAATCGCCGCCGCCCCGGATCGTGGGCCATGTAGCCGATCGAATAGATGTGGATCAGCGACCCGACCCCGGTGATCAGCAGCGCGAAGCACATCGACAGCTGATCGAGCTGCAAGGCCATGTCGACCTTGAGCCCGGTGACCGGCGCCCACTCGAACAGGCTGTAGTGCACGGCCCGTTGCGCGTTCGACCGATCCAGCATGTCGCTGAACGCCCACGCCGCGACCCCGAACGAGCCCAGCGCCACAAGGGCTCCGATCCAATGCCCCCACTTGTCGGCGACCTTGCCGAGCAACAGCAGGACCACGGCACCCGCGAGTGGCAGGGCCGGGAGCAGCGACAACGTCACCATTGACTTGCCTCCCTGCCGGGCCCGATCTCGACGGCGATCGAGCGCATTCGATCAGTTCTTGGGTTGCTGTGCGACATAATGTTTGACTGCCTCCGTTGTTGCGCCACCAACCGTCGCGACGAAGTAGCTGTTCGTCCAGAGGGTTGGTAGGCGGCTGCATAAGGACGAGAACTCTGTACGTAGCTCCTGCGAGGTCCGGCTTTTGATCTGTTTGACCAGCCGATGAATGCCGAGCTGCGGGTCGCATGAAACGGCCAGTCTGACGTGATCTGGATACGTCTCCAACTGAGCGACCTGTGCATGGCGCTCAACGCATACGTTGTGCACGATCTGCGCGAGCCGCTCACTGATCGATGCATCGATAACGGGGCGGCGGTATTTCGTACACCAGACGACATCGAAGACACATCGGTAGACGATCTGGTTGTTCGATCGGATTTCATCCATGGATAACAGTATGTAGCTCGAAGCTGTATATTGTTCGCGTGCGAGAGACCGTGCGCTACACGTTTCGGGTTCGGCCTGGCAAGCAGGCTGAGCGCGCACTCGAGGCTGAGTGGCATCGCTGTCGATTCCTTTGGAACGAGGCCGTTCACCAATACAAGACGGGCGGCCAACCGACCTACGCCAAACTGTCGAAAATGCTCACCAACGCCCGCGCCCGTTCCTGCTGGCTTCGGGAAGGTTCTCAAGTCGCTCAGCAACAGACACTGCGCAACTACGGCACGGCTCTCCGCAACTCGTTCCGGGTGAAGGGGCAAGGCAAACCATCGTTCAAGTCGCGCAAGGAGTCCCTGCTGTCGTTGGAGTACACCAAGCGAGGATTTGTGGTCAGGGATGGAAGACTTCGTCTCGCTGGCGGGATCGAGATGCCGGTTGTCTGGTCGAGGCTTCTGCCCTCCGAGCCGACAAGCGTGCGGATATATCGAGACAGCCTCGGTGAGTGGTACGGGTCGTTTGTTGTTCGTCGCGAAGTCACTCCTGCCCCTGCAGCACAAGGCAGTATCGGTATCGACTGGGGTGTTTCGACAACTGCCACCACAACCAACCCGCAATTCGATCTGCCATTCGGCGGACACAGAGAAAGGTGCGCTGCACAGCTGGCCAAGTGTCAACGGAGAATGGCCCGCCGGCGGCGACAGCGAGGGCAGACACCATCGAAGGGATACTTGAAGGCGCGTCGCGCGACGGCACGAGTGTACAAAAAGGCTGCTCGCCAGAATGCCTATGCCGTGCGAAATTGGGCTCGCGGGGTTGTCAACGAACACAATCTCATTGCCGTGGAAGACTTCAAGTCGAAGTTTCTCACTCGATCGACGATGGCGCGGAGGGCAGCCGATGGTGCCATCGGGCTGGCCAAGAAATCGCTCGTCGAGCGGGCCGTGCGGGCCGGCCGAAAGGTGGTGCTGGTACCACCCGCCTACACAACCATGACCTGTGCGAACTGTTTCGCGAGAGCCAAGCAGCAGATCGCACTCGGGGTTCGAACTTTCCGTTGCGAATATTGCGGGCACACCGCCAATCGCGATAGGAACGCCGCAAGAGTGATTCTTGCCGTGGCAGAATCCGTCCACGCTGGCGCTGACGATGTAAGACACGCTCACCTCCTTTCGGGTAGTTGAGAATGCAGTCCGAGCCGCAGATCTTCCGCGTTAGTTGCGGGAGAGGGATTAATACCGCAGCAGGTTGGCGTCGTCGACCGAGGTCGAGCGGCGGGCACGGAAGATGCTCATGATGATGGCCAGCCCGACCACGACCTCGGCGGCGGCCACCACCATGGTGAAGAACGCGAACACCTGACCGTCGAGGTTGCCGTGCACGCGCGCGAAGGTGACGAAGGCCAGGTTGACCGCGTTGAGCATGAGCTCGATGCACATGAACACCACGATGGCGTTGCGGCGCACCAAGACTCCGGCCGCGCCGATGGTGAACAGCAGGGCCGAGAGATACAGATAGTTGTCCGGATTCACCGCTAGCCTTCCTCGTGAGAGTCGTCGCCGTTCGTGCCGGTTCCGTTGTGGCCGTTGCCGTTCCCGTCGCCGACTGTGAGCACGACCGCTTCGGTGTGGGCGCGATTGCGGCGATGCCGCAGGATGGTGCTGACCGACAGCTCCTCGAAGGACCCGTCGGGCAGTCGCGCGGGCGCGTCGACGGCATTGTGGCGGGCGTACACGCCCGGCGTCGGCAGCGGCGTGACCCGGCTGCCGGTGCGGAAGCGTTCCTTCGACAGCGTGCGCTGATCGGTGGGCGGGCCGAAGCGTTCGCGATGCGCGAGCACCATCGCGCCGATGGTCGCGGTGATCAGCAGCGCACCGGTGAGCTCGAACGCCCACACGTAGCGCACGAAGATCAGTTCGGCCAGTGCGCCGATGGCGTCGTTGCCGCCGAGGCCGGGTCCGGTCTCGGCGAC
This sequence is a window from Nocardia yunnanensis. Protein-coding genes within it:
- a CDS encoding NADH-quinone oxidoreductase subunit M — protein: MGTVSDFPWLTVLWVVPLVGAALALLFPAGWRTGVRGFALLVSLGTLGVGIWLATQFETGGAQYQFVENREWIPAFGAGYTLGLDGIALVLVLLTAGLVPLLLIAGWQDEREVGSGPRVAHYYVALTLVVESMVLISFTALDILLFYVFFEVMLIPMYFLIGGFGPKTGDLAARQQRSRAAVKFLLYNLFGGLIMLAAVIGLYVITARDKLGSGGGGTFDFRAVMEAANSGHLGATPAVLNALFLGFMFAFAVKAPLWPLHTWLPDAAVAATPASAVLMMAVVDKVGTFGMLRYCLLLFPSATSTYAPLISVLAVIGIIYGALLAIGQTDVMRLIAYTSISHFGFIILGIFALTTQGGTGATLYMVNHGISTAALFLIAGFLVSRRGSRLIAEFGGVQKVAPILAGTFLVSGLATLSLPGLAPFVSEFLVLIGTFTRYPVAAIFAASALVLAALYVLWMYQRMMTGPVKEGNERLYDLLPREMVVVAPLIVALLFLGAYPKPVLDRIDPAVAKTLTTIGQHDPAPAVQPDAAPTNTGGVHK
- the nuoL gene encoding NADH-quinone oxidoreductase subunit L; protein product: MVTLSLLPALPLAGAVVLLLLGKVADKWGHWIGALVALGSFGVAAWAFSDMLDRSNAQRAVHYSLFEWAPVTGLKVDMALQLDQLSMCFALLITGVGSLIHIYSIGYMAHDPGRRRFFAYLNLFLAAMLVLVLADNFLVLYLGWEGVGLASYLLIGFWYEKPSAATAAKKAFVVNRVGDMGLAIALMIMFATFGSIDYRTVFGAAGHASTGTLTAIGLLLLLGACGKSAQVPLQSWLGDAMEGPTPVSALIHAATMVTAGVYLIARANPIFDLAPGARAAVMAVGAVTLLFGAIIGCAKDDIKKALAASTMSQIGYMVLAAGLGPIGYAAAIMHLLTHGFFKAGLFLGAGSVMHAMNDETDMRRYGGLRKLLPVTYVTFGLGYLAILGVPPFAGFWSKDRIIEAAFAFGGVGGIVTGIAALCGAGITAFYMTRVMIFTFFGEKRWREGTHPHEAPASMTGPMILLAFGSVFSGMLFAYGSALTNWLAPVVGQHHGEAFIPAWAITFFALAVVAAGIWVAYDQYAASPIPETAPAATPLVEAARLDLYGDAANEAAFMRPGQHLTRSLVFVDNRGIDGLVNTTAAIIGGLSARVRRVQTGFVRSYALSMFTGAALVVAALLAVRLL
- the tnpA gene encoding IS200/IS605 family transposase, whose amino-acid sequence is MDEIRSNNQIVYRCVFDVVWCTKYRRPVIDASISERLAQIVHNVCVERHAQVAQLETYPDHVRLAVSCDPQLGIHRLVKQIKSRTSQELRTEFSSLCSRLPTLWTNSYFVATVGGATTEAVKHYVAQQPKN
- a CDS encoding RNA-guided endonuclease InsQ/TnpB family protein — encoded protein: MRETVRYTFRVRPGKQAERALEAEWHRCRFLWNEAVHQYKTGGQPTYAKLSKMLTNARARSCWLREGSQVAQQQTLRNYGTALRNSFRVKGQGKPSFKSRKESLLSLEYTKRGFVVRDGRLRLAGGIEMPVVWSRLLPSEPTSVRIYRDSLGEWYGSFVVRREVTPAPAAQGSIGIDWGVSTTATTTNPQFDLPFGGHRERCAAQLAKCQRRMARRRRQRGQTPSKGYLKARRATARVYKKAARQNAYAVRNWARGVVNEHNLIAVEDFKSKFLTRSTMARRAADGAIGLAKKSLVERAVRAGRKVVLVPPAYTTMTCANCFARAKQQIALGVRTFRCEYCGHTANRDRNAARVILAVAESVHAGADDVRHAHLLSGS
- the nuoK gene encoding NADH-quinone oxidoreductase subunit NuoK is translated as MNPDNYLYLSALLFTIGAAGVLVRRNAIVVFMCIELMLNAVNLAFVTFARVHGNLDGQVFAFFTMVVAAAEVVVGLAIIMSIFRARRSTSVDDANLLRY
- a CDS encoding NADH-quinone oxidoreductase subunit J, which gives rise to MSRPVTTIAQTGQQIVTHTSTGEAVQFWILAVIAVLGALGMVCARKAVHSALCLAATMITLSAFYIAQSALFLGIVQIVVYTGAVMMLFLFVLMLVGVDSAESLRETLRGQRLAVIVVGIGFGMLLIGGIARGVAGHSVAETGPGLGGNDAIGALAELIFVRYVWAFELTGALLITATIGAMVLAHRERFGPPTDQRTLSKERFRTGSRVTPLPTPGVYARHNAVDAPARLPDGSFEELSVSTILRHRRNRAHTEAVVLTVGDGNGNGHNGTGTNGDDSHEEG